A genomic region of Anopheles coustani chromosome 3, idAnoCousDA_361_x.2, whole genome shotgun sequence contains the following coding sequences:
- the LOC131260274 gene encoding uncharacterized protein LOC131260274 — MLKEREDPDQEICKAPSPSSEDRKLHDSDADPVGSQRVYKKTSSNQLLTLYLGSRELVARKGVIEPLKGVLYIDPKVIGEAKIYGQLTLTFRYGREDEEVMGLKFCNEAVIALQQFWPRPASSEAETLTPLQEALLERLGKNAIPFALEIGTLAPPSVQLLPAKRYTGAPIGTSYDVRVYTAEAAGDERVQRRSTVRLGIRLIHKICLDSTKAPAALETATVNNSFGDGGSGPSPKSPPALAPQSSIQGTDSNANSTTTTTTTIPRALRLRLSPKSLKLSSLHRHSSSVDSTNGGIKSYGDHAIIELTETNKGPQVSVDKPFLWADGRVNLKASLNKAAYVHGENVTVTLDIKNDSRKIVRKIRLVAVQHVDVCMFSNGKFKNIVAEVDVSKHIGPGDTLHASYSLLPVRGTTKNWIAVEGALFSSNSADPSSSAYNSKLATSAPRGMLSAASSGSTEEKNVFAIYVSYYVKVKLILSSMGGEVSLKLPFVLGNVELSSAGANKPPDTLSGLKKLRELRHKSTAIASNGGVGGSLDFTPCRSPLSKELSVRDVDEPEEDDPVADGSREASENRVRTLNQHNATQSTGVQRRIVGSSADTSPSAASAATSAASIGGPDQSREEQTTINSRRELFRNSKFNDNLNSTIDIITEDFQTITANISNLIKSDSSKSNLNEAGACPQEISVEAQIHCPQSALEEIPACIGTHSEPSLTGTTTPQPTEH; from the exons ATGTTGAAGGAACGGGAAGATCCGGACCAGGAGATATGCAAAGCGCCATCGCCCTCGTCCGAGGACAG GAAGCTGCACGACTCGGACGCGGACCCCGTCGGATCCCAACG AGTTTACAAGAAAACATCCTCCAATCAGTTGCTGACGCTGTACCTCGGCAGCCGGGAGCTTGTTGCCCGAAAGGGAGTAATTGAGCCGCTCAAAGGCGTACTGTACATCGATCCAAAAGTCATCGGCGAGGCTAAAATTTACGGCCAGCTCACACTCACCTTCCG gtATGGCCGCGAGGACGAGGAGGTGATGGGCCTGAAGTTCTGCAATGAAGCCGTTATTGCCTTACAGCAATTTTGGCCGAGACCGGCGAGCTCCGAGGCGGAAACGTTGACCCCGCTGCAG GAAGCACTCCTGGAGCGGCTCGGAAAAAATGCGATCCCCTTTGCGCTGGAAATTGGCACGCTGGCACCGCCGAGCGTGCAGCTGCTGCCGGCCAAACGCTACACCGGGGCACCCATCGGTACGAGCTACGACGTTCGCGTTTACACGG CCGAAGCAGCCGGCGACGAACGTGTCCAGCGTAGATCAACTGTGAGATTAGGTATAAGATTAATCCATAAGATCTGCCTTGATAGCACCAAAGCCCCGGCCGCCCTCGAGACGGCCACCGTCAACAACTCGTTCGGCGATGGCGGCTCCGGTCCGAGCCCCAAAAGCCCACCGGCTCTTGCGCCCCAAAGCTCCATCCAGGGCACGGACAGCAATGCCAAcagtaccaccaccaccacgaccacCATTCCTCGGGCGCTCCGGTTGCGTCTGTCGCCGAAGTCGCTCAAGCTGTCCTCACTCCATCGGCACAGCAGCAGCGTGGACAGCACGAACGGGGGCATCAAGTCGTACGGAGATCATGCCATCATCGAGCTGACggaaacgaacaag GGACCGCAGGTATCCGTCGACAAGCCATTCCTGTGGGCGGACGGTCGTGTCAATCTGAAAGCATCGCTCAACAAGGCGGCCTACGTGCACGGCGAAAACGTTACCGTTACGCTCGACATCAAGAATGACAGCCGAAAAATTGTGCGGAAAATTCGG CTGGTCGCCGTGCAGCACGTCGACGTCTGTATGTTCAGCAACGGTAAATTCAAAAACATCGTCGCCGAGGTGGACGTCAGCAAACATATCGGCCCGGGCGATACGCTTCATGCGTCCTACTCGCTGCTCCCGGTACGAG GCACCACGAAAAACTGGATCGCTGTGGAAGGTGCCTTATTTAGCAGCAACAGTGCCGACCCGAGCTCGTCCGCCTACAACTCTAAGCTGGCTACCAGCGCCCCCCGGGGCATGCTGTCTGCCGCATCGAGCGGATCTACCGAGGAGAAGAACGTGTTCGCCATCTACGTGTCGTACTACGTCAAGGTGAAGCTAATACTCAGCAGCATGGGCGGTGAGGTCTCGCTCAAGCTCCCGTTCGTCCTGGGCAACGTGGAGCTCAGTAGCGCCGGAGCCAACAAACCGCCGGACACGCTCAGCGGGTTGAAAAAGTTACGCGAGCTACGACACAAATCCACAGCAATTGCCAGCAATGGCGGTGTGGGCGGCAGTCTCGACTTTACGCCCTGCCGGTCACCCCTCTCGAAGGAGCTCAGCGTGCGCGACGTGGACGAACCGGAGGAGGACGATCCGGTGGCGGACGGTAGCCGGGAGGCGTCGGAGAATCGTGTGCGTACCCTGAACCAGCACAACGCAACACAGAGCACGGGCGTCCAGCGGCGGATAGTGGGTTCGTCGGCGGACACGTCACCTTCGGCAGCGTCGGCGGCAACGTCGGCCGCCTCCATCGGCGGCCCGGACCAGTCTCGTGAAGAACAGACCACCATCAACAGCCGCCGGGAGCTGTTCCGAAACTCTAAGTTCAACGACAACCTCAACAGCACGATCGACATCATTACCGAGGACTTCCAGACCATTACGGCCAACATCTCCAACCTGATCAAGTCGGATTCGAGCAAGTCGAACCTGAACGAGGCCGGCGCCTGCCCGCAGGAAATCAGCGTTGAGGCTCAGATCCATTGTCCCCAGTCTGCCCTCGAGGAAATTCCAGCCTGCATTGGAACGCATTCGGAACCGTCGTTGACCGGGACAACCACTCCGCAACCGACCGAACATTGA
- the LOC131260288 gene encoding sex-regulated protein janus-A-like, whose product MQVCRLSSKFLRNILCKNAGCRTFSRMVEAKLEAVPVVDIDEGIFKYVLIKVYGNEQADGTEPNKLIVRGFNRAQWHSDIYDEVSSSLMGLGLETECLGGGRIENRPDLKQIKVYGYSQGYGKADHLETRRLLLTKYKDYSISCSDEGY is encoded by the exons atgcAAGTTTGCCGGCTGTCATCAAAGTTCTTGCGGAATATTTTGTGCAAAAACG CTGGTTGCAGAACTTTCAGCAGAATGGTTGAAGCCAAACTGGAGGCCGTACCGGTAGTAGACATTGATGAAGGTATCTTCAAGTACGTTTTGATTAAAGTCTACGGCAATGAGCAGGCAGATGGGACCGAGCCAAATAAGTTGATCGTGCGTGGTTTTAACCGCGCTCAGTGGCATTCGGATATTTACGACGAAGTGAGTTCGTCCCTGATGGGACTAGGTCTAGAAACGGAATGCCTTGGGGGCGGTCGGATCGAGAACCGGCCGGATCTGAAGCAGATCAAAGTGTACGGCTACTCGCAAGGCTATGGCAAGGCGGATCATCTCGAAACGCGTCGCTTGTTGCTCACCAAATACAAGGATTATTCAATAAGCTGTTCTGACGAAGGATATTAA